Below is a genomic region from Biomphalaria glabrata chromosome 3, xgBioGlab47.1, whole genome shotgun sequence.
CAGCTCGCGTCTGGTTTTAATCTTTTAAGAATATTTATGACGATTACGGTAATACTTAGaggcgctggctcggacatgttcgccgtttggaggacaatcgcatcacAAAAATCATTCTCTACGGGCAGCTCGCGTCTGGTTTTAATCTTTTAAGAATATTTATGACGATTACGGTAATACTTAGaggcgctggctcggacatgttcgccgtttggaggacaatcgcatcacAAAAATCATTCTCTACGGGCAGCTCGCGTCTGGTTTTAATCTTTTAAGAATATTTATGACGATTACGGTAATACTTAGaggcgctggctcggacatgttcgccgtttggaggacaatcgcatcacAAAAATCATTCTCTACGGGCAGCTCGCGTCTGGTTTTAATCTTTTAAGAATATTTATGACGATTACGGTAATACTTAGaggcgctggctcggacatgttcgccgtttggaggacaatcgcatcacAAAAATCATTCTCTACGGGCAGCTCGCGTCTGGttttaagaaaaactggtcgccccccccccaccaccaccaccgttacgtggatgtgatCGGGATTTAAAACCAGTGAACATTTATACTGACCATTGCGAaaacatagccctagaccgcactagttggacaTGCAGAGACGCGACCAAGAAACCTATagacaacaacagcaaaaaaaaaacaaaaaaaaacatgggcctcagctctaggtctacctgtcctcaaaatcattatgttaagtttgataatgtattaaTATGCATTCATACAGTGAActatatatctttataagaaatgtagaccttatgttgtttttttaatcgctatgtatgtaggccctaaaagaatatagcctactagtagcactgtctacggataaagactgtagagtctgtaaaagttttgtttttaaacacgaTGCTCAGGGGgcctttttataagagaatattataaaacctttaacaatttaatacgtgtcACAGTGGCATCGATGCGGCCATTTCGGTTGCTCtgccggcccatttgggtactggcccactgggcatttgcccaaatgcccatagaGCCAATCCGCCcctgggagtgtctctccaaaattgGGCTCCACGGTCATGAAAacgtgttcgagatgaaccatagtcgttctacgacagAAGAAGGCCAATAATATGAGTAGCGCAGTAAGAAACACGTGAGGCCgggttaaaaaatataattaacgaCTACTTATAATTGTCCTTATCTTATATTCAATGCTCGCTGTGCGACGCCTGTGCCTCTTATAAGTAATTAGAGAAGACTGTCTACCAAGGCCCTTTTCTTGGGGACCCCCAAAGAAATGGTTCCagttatattttcaataattttgaaGAAAGAGTGAAGGAAAAATTGTGTTGACTAcaaggggccccatatctcaaatagcttagttTTAATTTAGGGCCTTATAATTATGAAGTCCGACTTTGGTCTTGAAGCTAGTGAAATTAGCTTGCTGACCTCATCGTCACCAGCTAGAGTTCAAAGGTGACAATCTTACAAGCAGTCAAATGTATGGCCGACAGCTGGCGAAAAATTAACAAGACGATTCAGAATTGTTTTTCTAATGGTTGCTCTAAGCCTAACGTTACATAATTTATAGTAGGCTATGTCTCGTAACATGGTCGTAGCTATAGAGGgctggggttcaaaccctaaaATATGTACTTTCTGAATTGGTGGCATGAAAGTAGATACCCCTCCCTTTAATAGCAAGTAAACGGGAGCGCCTTCTAACGTTTTCCAGTGTTTTGTACTTCAGAATTACTTTTCTGAGCtgtctacagtgcattatcctgctcaCCCCTATCCACTCATTGACTTCGCCCAAGGAACTTATTAACAGTAGTAACTGTATTTGGATCGTAGatttacattaataataatatgtagcCAGCAAAACAAACCAAAGTGTGAATATTTTTTGGGGCGGGtgattttacctttacctatcccttagtctgttggatcgtttgggcaccaagcaagactcgtcgaccgtctttctccattcctctctgtcttttgcctttagaacctttttcaatggcaggcccgtccattcttttatgttgtcctcccatcgctttatctgtctgcctcttcgtcttttttctggtactgttccctgaaggaaggtctttgcgagccccgaagatcttgtaatatggccatagattttaagcttgcgtttttattactatagttagcaggtcaacATGGGGGTCCGATcactgtctctaatctcttggtttgtgatgcggtctttgaacgtgatacctaggatctttctgtagcatctcaattctattgctaggatcctcctctctagctctgcagtcagcctccaagactcacaagcataaaAAATGTGgacatgaccagggagcgcaccagtctgattttggtgctgagggctaagcctttgtcttttcatattattttaagttttgaaagggctgctgtggactgtttcgggtttcgttccctcatctgagacaatagctccgaggtatttgaagctgccaacactagtcagcttttcacctccaatactgatgccccttttaaagccatgttggctattggtcatactttgttttttttcggcatttatttgcataccatatgctgcggaagtcttgtcaatgcgcatcaccaggtcagctagttcttcttctgtccttGCTAGGCCATCAATAATGTCATTTGCGAAGCGCAAATTAGTATATTTTCCCCCCTCCAATGCTCACAGTATCTTCATAGCCTTAGAGGGCATCTTcaattatcctttcaaggaagatattgaagagtgttgttGAAAGTaagcagccttgtcttactccaactgtggttttgaaccagtccctaatattattgttgaagtaggCCTTTCTTAAAATCAATatagacatggaaaagattctcttgatgttggagatatttttcacagagtattctgaggtttaggatttgttctgttgtgctgctaccttgtctaaaacccgcttgttcttctgatatgattTTGACTGCTATCCGTTTTAGtcgatttaatataatttttaacagttCTTTACTGGGAtggcttatgaggctgatggtgcgatagttttgacagagttgtaaattgcctttctttggaagggtgATGATGAATGATTGGGTCCATGGTTTGTGCCATTCTCCtgattgccagatcttgttgcaaatcgTATATAGTGCGTTTATTATGGTTTCTTCTTCCGCCTGTAAAAGTTcaccaggaatgttgtcaaATCCGGCCGATTTTCCCTTATCTAGGGTGGTtgggaactttaaaaaaaaaatcgaactaTATACCAGCCGCCTTTCATTCTTTGAGAGCTTCGGGCTCGGAAGCACGTAAAACATTATACTCTACTTATATAGTGAGTGAGTTGACGgatacttaaaaataaagaattttcTCCGATAAAtgaaacggaaaaaaaaaaaacatttcatacaacaaaacatttttttagataatagACTAGACTAGTATCTATAGACATTAGTCACATTAGATAACAGTCTGATATAAATCTATTGTCTAGGATAGAGCTACATTAAGTAGTTCAACTGACTACTATCTAGGCCTAACTTCCTAAgcaaaatttgaaataaaataaattatgtgcCAGGGTTGTGTAAAAGAAGAGTTTCCAGACAgggtaaaataaattattagtaAATACTAAAAAACCTAACTAAATCAgtacaaaactcaaaacaaaagATCTCTAGCCTAGGGACACTAGggtagatcctagatctaatatctaataattctaattattctaatcacTAATCCAGTACTAGGTCTAGTAGTAAGTAGATTAGATATAGTGACAATATAGTCTAATATAGACATTAAATGATTcacattatgattattattatagagtCTATATGAAGTATAACTACTAATAGTTTATCATCTATGACTGTTGACCTCCTTAAGGCTTAAGGCGTGTAATactggttcatcttgtagaattttttcttgttactgtggagccctattttggagaaacATTCCCATCCACACATATCgttaggtacttcgataaaaatttcaaaatgatcacaatgcaatggaacctatttagttagatagagcttgagaaatactttccaatgataccaattttatattgctgagttaattgtgagggaagttattaaatttttagtggccaaaaattagccttctttagcctttgtaaataaaaaaaaaaatctgtgaccgaaacaactgacagttgaacttaaattaactgtattataaaaagtcttaaagatatggggttgaaacttcacactcttttacattaaccagtattctgttaaagtaaattaaaaaaataagtccaagcaataaaatctttgaaaaaaagttaattaatatataaaaaagccttgacaaaaaataaaaatatatgtgattttgtcatcatatgagcacaaaaatcacaaataaaacaaatcagagatctgtattgtgttttattttgtttaattataattctactgtatttaaatagctatttatatgcatcagatagataattcttataaattataaatgaaaatagcactgcgcagaaaaatatttcctaaaatttaatgactataagtttcataaacttcataaaaaaacagttttaacctttttgtagagcactggcaattaatcattttaaaataccttaataaaatttaaatgctttaaaaattagattgtaaatgaaaaatttcttgcttcggacaataaaataaaaaagaaaccttgcgatttttttagaagttattaaaagattttttacttgaatttttgtgCACTAAGagctcatcattttaaaaatataatgtactcatttattaactattaatttacatgtatattaatagaaaaaaacaacacacagaaaaaaaaattaattattagttcgctgagctaaaaatatgaaaaaaaaaattgtaatattatatttaatattattttttaaagtaattaaacttttactttaaaatttgcagattacaaagtcattttaataaagacacattccctctccataatctagcattcaaacactataaaagttaatctaaatgaaaaattcctatttgtgcttctaaaaatagctcctgatagacagaaattgaccatttctagtaaatcacagtgttggtcattactaaaaatagatttcaaccatcaactttgaaaattaatatctaaagagtgcgccaagctacaaacttcaaacttagcacacatatatttattaacatgctaaattcaatagaattagtgagattgttgtaaccataaacacttttattttatttaaaaaagaaaattttacccttctttgtctttgttaattttaatatcaaatatctttaaagtgcgccaagagaatttaatgaaatttgaaatatacacatttcataatatgataaattattgtagcaaacagcattgttgtaacttttataggaaaaaagttgtaaaaatgtcaactttcacataaacttttgttaagacaaatttaacagattggcttcaaaagcaaataaaaatgatctctgatatcttatgtttacaaaaagtaatcataattagtcctcaaatcaaatacaatatgctaaaactttgatggaaatgaccacccctaaaaaaagggtaaaatctgctgacacacttttcagccattttttgggagaaaaaaaaaatggatctaggtcagtttatcgaagtacctaatATCGTAgtttaaggtggctttcgctttggtggtagaggagccttTCTAACAATCAATGGGATAATGGCACCTTCGGCGCCGACTCCCtactggactttttttttaagatgtcttcgcaatggtcagtatcaatgttcactatTTTGAGATCTCATTTAattacatccacgtaacggaggtgaGGTGACCAGTTTTTCTTAACTAAAAGTTAGACGTGAGTTGCCCTTTTgagatgcgattgtcctccatccaaCGAACATGACCAAGCCAGTCAAGCCGTATTGTCTGATGACTGTAAAGGTGCTGGGAGACCTGTtggcgcaaggatctcagtattgcacccTCTCTCTTGCCTTGTGATTTCCAAGGTAGCAGAATTCATTCATggcatccagcttgttatcATCAATGAGGATGCAGGGTGGTGGTCGCATAACATAATTTGTTTTCTGCATGTTCATGGTTAGGCCATACTttttacaggcctgagagaagcgggacataATTGACAGAGTGAGTCTTCCACTACCCTTGCATCCTCTTTGATTAGCATATCTCTTATGAGGGTgattctgattttagttttggccctcagtctgacAAAATTTAGTGACCAGGATAGCCATAAATATTTGCATCCAGCTTCCAGCcgttgaacaaaataaatacagcTATGACATGCTGAAGAAAGTCTACAAACATCTGTCTAAAACAGGATCATGACGTTTGAGACATGgatatcagtaaaaaaaaagtatattgttacgatctctcctactatccaggctctctgcaaactgcaccacacaacacaacgaacttaaagaacctcacaactcagggctccaaagtatcagtaacagtttaatttcaaatacatcacaattggcaacaacattaataCCGACTGTAAAAAAACCTTGTCACtgttccggactgacttcacacaccatCCTGGTTCTGACTTGCTcatactggtcacattgcgaggtaacgtggaGTGAAGTGTCTTGACTCTAACACACTCattcttatatagggtccctacaggCCTTCTAGAATCAGATGGAACGTCTCTTGACCACTCGCTTGATTACATTCGCCGTGACCTGCGTGCATATTTATAACAGGTCCTTGctgaactggcgtgtactgtcactcgtTACGGTTGACAGCTCGTCTAGCGCTGCAGCAAGAAAGAaagagtaaagtaaagttcccctttcagaccatgcaatcCATAGGGCTGATGATCTAAAGGTAAtctgtgtcatgtggcctgcacaatgaccaaccatctttacttttccccaactaatgttgggtacccattaaagctgatTGTATTCTAAGGTGTCCTAAagatactgaaataaaaaatcccagtcttcgccaggatttgaacccgggaccctcctGTTCAGAAGCagagcactttaccactcagccactgtgcagtaagagggctttaaaaaaataattttaagaaaaaaattgtatagGGTTATTGTGAAAATACATCAAGTAcaatcaaccttttttttttctcttttctgctGTACTATTGTTATCCTTTGTTCACAAACACACatcatatatttgtttttttagtttacttacatgtttcaaaaatatgtttgtttctGCATTGAGATTTGACAGTTTGGACTTCTTTTCTTCCTTCTAGGAATCTCTATGCATTGATCAAGGCTCTTACATGTTGAATTTTAGCAAATGTTGCAATTGTGGAGCTCGGGATATGAAAATAGCCAACAGATCCTGTGTAGACTCTGAGCAAGAAGAAGTGATCACTTACCAACGTAAGGAACATGTTTTATCTTAACTGTAATCCGTTGTTTTGACATGTTGGTAAAGCCCCTGCCTAATTTGAACCCTTTCAGGATTTTAGCATCTTCCAGATAATGACGAGGTACCATAGAATTGttgagtcaataaaaaaaaaatttgaacagtattatctttttttaatgttataaagtACAGACGTTACATTACACCTGTCCCTAGAACAAATCCAGTCATGCATTTTGATCAATCACTTAACtcccaagtcattggttttcttgactgactcaggtaacccattccacgctctaatagcactttTGAAGACTAGCACATAGCCACATGTCTTCCTGGTTAACCATTGGATAAACAAGAAAACTGAATATCACATTAATCTTTACATGATTTTTTGACAACTCTAGCACCAAGAAAActgtttttattcattttgagttatctctctttccctctttcaCACCATCCTTGTCTGTTTTACAAGTTCTGGTGttctttcagaaatgaagactAATTTGTCCTAACCCCAACATGCGGCAGAATGTCAGTGATGGGTGGAGGGCAGGGCTCAAATGTGGGGCATTCGCAACGACATTTTCTGAAGCGCTTATCACATGACCAGGCGGACATCATATGAGTTTTTTCTTGTCCCTCTAAATGTTCGATAAAGTATTTTGATATAATTTCCATTCAATTGGAACAAAAAATTTGAATATATATTAACTGGCTACTCAAGGTGTTCCCACTGATTGCCCAAGTAGTGTCATCTATTCCATATGCCCTTAGTGTTCTCAATTTTGACATGATACACAAGAGCAAACTAAATTGAAAGTTTGTAAAGAACACAGTCatcataaatttatatttttattcgcACTGTCTTGATATTTGATATCTCTATgataaaagtaaaacattttagctGCTGTTGTTGAACATAaccacaagttttttttttatttccctgcCCTCGGCTAAAAGACAGTAAAAAAATTATGGAGgttgtattattataattacttaGGATTTACTCagctctagttttttttttctgtacagtTACTAGCTGAGATTCAAACTTATATTCATGTTTAAAAAGGGAAGCCCAAAATGACAATCGCtatgataaattaaaatattgtgtAACTTTCTGTTCCAGATGTGTGCGGCAGCTGT
It encodes:
- the LOC106070790 gene encoding protein Churchill-like isoform X2, whose protein sequence is MCQGCVKEEFPDRESLCIDQGSYMLNFSKCCNCGARDMKIANRSCVDSEQEEVITYQHVCGSCDHVIAEHEHTFRVEEEFQLYGMSCLLCGSADDQRSIMPIDPRGPAM